The stretch of DNA GATGATGTCTGCCCCTAATGTGGCGTGAATCGTGAAGGGGATCTTAAGCTGATAGGCGTGGTACAGAACACTGACTTCACGATGCTGGAATTTCTGGGTCGCAATAAACCGACCCAGGGATTCGCCATAACCCAGGCGATCCTTAATCCCCTCTTTGAGAGCCTGGTGGATGAGCGCTCCTGTCTCTTCAGCCATACCAAAAGTGCCATCCTCGATACTGGTGGCCACATCTTCGCTGGTTTCGCCAATCAATGCCAATTCAAAATCGTGGATGCCAACGGCGCCATTGCCTGCGATGTGTGAAACAAAACCATGTTTCATCAGGTCCACTAGGATTAAACCCAAACCATTTTTAATTACATGTGCACCCATCATCCAAATTATCGGTCGCTTGTCCTGATGAGCTTTTTTAATCAATTCAACAACCCTGATAAGTGCCGGGTTTTCCATGGTTTGGGTTATTTCATCTGGTTGTATAAGATCCTTCATTTTAACCAGGTTCTTGCGCTGGATCAGAGGATATGTATGGACTTTGCGTAGATCAACAAATTTGTAGGGCATAGTAATCTCTCACTTAATAGATCATTTACCACTGGTCAAAGAAAGGAACTCAAGAGGTATTTACTTTAAGACAAGGGCGAATTTCCGTCAGCAGCGGTATTTTGCACCACCAACACTGGAATCAGCCTTTTAGCGACCCGGCAATTAAACCCCGCAAGAAGTAACGGCTGAGAAATATGAAGATCAGCACTGTTGGAACAGCGGCAACCAGAGACCCTGCCATCTGGACATTCCACTCAACGATATATGATCCTGCCAAATTATTTAAAGCCACTGTAACCGGTTGTATCCTGGGGTTGGGGGTGATGATCACGCCAAACAAAAAATCGTTCCAAATTGAAGTAAATTGCCAGATCAACACGACAACAAATCCGGGCACTGAAATTGGAAACAGAATATGGCGATAAATGCCTAAAATACCGGCGCCATCCATCATACCTGCCTCAACCAGATCGGTGGGAATTTCCGTGTAATAATTTTTAAAAACTAGGGTTGCGATTGGGATTCCGTAAATCACATGGACCAGGATCAACCCGCCAATTGTGCCATAAGCAGGCACAAATTGTGCCAACCAAGCTGGAATACTGGAAAGGATGCCAGGGAGCTTAATGCTATTAATCAGCGCAATAATTGGGCTGGTGAAATGGGAGAGCCATTGAAGTGACTGAACTAAAGGGATTAAGATGCTTTGATAGGGAATGAACATGCCGAATAAGAGCAGGGCGAAGAGCACGTTTGATCCACGAAATTTCCATTTTGAAAAGATGTATCCATTGATTGAACCGATGAAAGCTGAAAGAATGGCAGCTGGACCAGCCAGCCAGAGGCTATTTATAAAATTTTCCCGCAGCCCTCGGTATCCGCCTTCAATACTGCCGAACCAGGCTTGTTTAAAAGAATCGAAACCAATGCTGTTGGGAAGTTTCCACATCGTTGCCAGAGATACATCTGAATAAGATTTCAGGCTTGTGTTTAGTAATAAGAATATCGGTAGCAGGAAAAATGCCGCTGCAGCAACCAAAAAGAAGTAAATGAAAAATTTAGAGATCTTTGATGAATTTATAGTTTTTTTCACCGTTGAACCTCTCGTTTATTGCTCATGATCAGATAGGGCACCACCAAGATGGCAACCAGGGTTAAAAGTACCATCGCCAAGGACGCTCCCTGTGCGAACCGGTTGCCTCTGAAGGTTGTGTCATACATAAACAAGGCTGGCACGTCGGTACTGAAACCGGTCCCAGGCCCTGTCATTGACCACACCAGATCGAAAATCTTTAGACTAATGTGTCCGAGAATAATCACTGCACTCAGCGTGATCGGACTCAACAGCGGAATAATAATCTTTAGATAAATTTGGAATTCAGATGCGCCGTCCACACGTGCAGCCTCTCTGAGTTCAATGGGTATCGCTCTGATCCCAGCCAGGTAGAGTGCCATGATATATCCAGCGGTTTGCCAGGTGGCAGCAATCACAACTGCTTTGATGCCAATATTCGGGTCGGTAAACCAGCCGCTTTTTAGGAATCCCAACCCTATCATATCGAACAGCATATTTACACCCTGGGGGCCGGTGACCGAGGTGCCTGGCGATAGAAGCCAACGCCAAACCACACCGGTGACAATATAACTCAAGGCCATTGGAAACAAATAAATATTCCGAAAAACGCTTTCACCTTTGATGTTCTGATCTAATAAAACGGCTAAAAAGAAACCCAACAAAATCGCAGACAAGAGGAAAAGGGTGGTGAAAGTTAAAGTGTTGCGCATGCCAATAAGGAAACGCTGATTTCGAAATAAATTTATGTAATTATCCAGCCCTATAAAGGACAGGTCAATTTTCAATGTTTTCCAATTTGAGAGGGATGCATACCCGGTGAATCCAATAAATCCGTAGATAAAAACCACCATTGCGATGAGCGTCGGGAGGATCAACAAGAAAGCAATCCTACGTTCTTTTTTTGATTGATGCATTCAGCCGTTGTCTCCTTTTGGATTTATTGATATAAAGGCAGCTCCGTAAAGGAGCTGCCTTTGAAGATAAAACTAGGTTATTTGCAAATGCCGGCTGCGACGCATAAACCAGCCAACCCACTTTGTGCAGCAGCAACATCGCCACTGGCAACAAACAGGGTGAGGACATCTTTGAAATCCGTTGCCCAACTTTCAAAAGCGGCTGCACCGTGAACAACGCTCGGAACGATTGCATCCACCGCCCAGTCTTCAGCAGCAGAAGTGAGGTACGGGTAGGTTTCAGGCACAACTTTAAAAGCATCCGGGTTGCAGTCTGTGCGAGCACAAATTGAGCCCTTGGCCGGGTTGAAGGCTTCTTGTCCATCCTTGGAGCCACAAACCTCAAGCCAACGAATGGCTGCTTCTTCATTGGGGGCATTCTTTGGCAGTGCAAAAGCATCAGAAAGGCCAACAAAAATGCCTTGCGTTCCTGGTGGAGGAGCCCAACCAAAGTCGCCATAACCCTTTGAAGCAAACCATCCAGCAGCCCAGTCACCCATGATCATGAATACAGCCTGGTCTGCAATGATATATTCACCAGCGGCATCCCAGGTCAGGGCAGCGTGGTCTTCATTGACATATTTCATCATGGTAAGGAAATCTTCCAAAGCCTTTGTTACAAGCGGGTCATTCCAGGAAGTTTCACCGGTCCACAAGCCGCGATATGCATCAGCGCCAAGGGCTGAAGGTAAAAAGCTTTCGAATACATGGGCTGCTTCCCAGCCATCTTTCGTACCCATTGCGATCGGAATCAAACCAGCAGCTTCAAGGGCTTCACAAGTTTCGAAGAACTCATCCATTGTGGTGGGGACTGCGAGATTGTTCTCTTCCAGCAGCTTTGGATTGTACCAGAGCACATTGGAACGATGAATATTGACCGGCATAGTCCAGTAATGGCCTTCGTAAAGCAAGAGATCTAGAAGGTCCTTCGGGAATACAGTCGGGTCAAACATATCGTCAATAGGCTCAAGATAGGTTGAGGGTTCGTATTTTTCTACTTCAAGACCAGCATGGACCTGGAAGGAATCTGGTGGGTCTCCACCCTGCAGCCTTGTTGCCAGGACGGCTTTCGCATTGGTGCCCGCGCCACCCGCAACGGTCGCATTGATGATTTCAACATCCGGGTACATCGCGCTGTACACTTCGAACATTTGGTAAAGGCCCTCAGCTTCGCCACCTGCGGTCCACCAGGAGAAGATTTCTAACTTTTCAGCCGCCGGTGCCTCGACAACAGGCTCTTCGGGTTTGGTTGCAGGTTCTTCCGGTGTAGCTGCAGTCTGACAGGAAGCGAGAAGTAAAGACAAGGCGAGCAACACGAGGATTACACTGTAATGAATTTTTTTCATTTCTTTCTCCTTTAAATGTTTTATATTTTTGTTAATTTTGGGTGTTACTTTATTTTTTCTAACCGATTGCTCCTCCTTTTACTATCATTTATGGGACGAATTGTTCATGTGCGATTATTACCACAAAAGAACAATGTGACACGATGTCAACAAGGTGAGTCAATAAATTGTTTGGCATGCTAATCACATCAGCATGCCTCTATACTTAATAAATTATAAATGAGAAAGAATAATAAATCAAGTAAAGGAATGAGAGTTTGAAAATTGGTTAGTTCTTAATTCAGTGTCATTTGTAGGTGCGGACCTTCCCGTAGTAATCCCTGCGCCCTGTAAAGGTAGTGAGCTGTATCCGACCGATCATATCGCTCTGGGGTTGTTCGCATCTCTGGAAAGCGAAAGGATCAGCATTTTAACGATAGCCACTGGAATTCATAAGGTTCCAGTTCCAGCTCAGTTTCTGCCAGCTTAATTTTTCCCAGGGAATTTCCGTCGATCAAACTAACAATATCTCTATCTGCAAATGCTGCAAGGTCCAATGAAAGCTGTTGAACTGAATTGGTGAGATTAAATAAACATAACACCTGTTCATCAGAATGTGTCCTCAGGATGCAAAGACATTTTGTGTGTTCTTTTGCTAAAAACTCGTAAGCTCCCAGAGCAAAGATCGGGTGTAACTTCCTAACATCGATTAAGTGCCGCATTTTGTTGAGCAATGAATGCGGATCGTGTTCTTGAGCCTCAACGTTGATAACCTTATAGGAGAATTCTTCGTTATCGATGACGGGCGCGTACAGCGTTTCCGGTTTGGCTTCTGAGAAACCAGCATTTAACCGATCATTCCATTGCATGGGTGTGCGGACCCCATTGCGATCGTAAAGCCAGATATTGTCGCCCATGCCGATTTCATCGCCATAGTAGACAATGGGTGCACCGGGCAACGAATATAGCAAAGCGTTCGCCAGCATGATTTTTCGTGGGTCATTATCCAGCAGGGGAGCCAGTCGCCGGCGGATACCTAAGTTCAGTCGCATTCGTGGATCAGGCGCATATTCTGCCCACATCCATTGTCGCTCTTCTTCGGTGACCATTTCCAGCGTTAGCTCATCGTGGTTGCGAAGGAAGGTGCACCACTGTGTGTTATCGGGGATATCTGGAGTTTGTGACATGATCCAATGGATAGGACTGGCGTCGCCTTTTCGGAGCGCCATGTAAATACGAGGCATAACCGGGAAATGGAAACCCATATGGAATTCATCACCATCGCCGAAGTAAGCTAAAACATCCATTGGCCACTGGTTTGCTTCTGCCAACAATATTTTGTCCTCGTAGTTCTCGTCTAAATAAGTTCGAAAACCTTTCAGGATTTGGTGGGTTTCAGGTAAATTTTCACAGTTTGTGCCTTCGCGCTCAATTAAATAGGGGACCGCATCTGCCCGAAAACCGTCAATGCCCATTTCCAGCCAGAATTTCATTACTCGCTGCATTTCTTCAACAACCGCCGGATTGTCATAATTTAAGTCGGGTTGGGAGGAGTAAAAACGGTGCCAGAAGAAAAGACCTGCTTTTTCATCATAAGTCCAATTTGAGACTTCAGTATCAAGGAAAATAATTCTGGCATCTGCATACTTATCGTCAGTATCAGACCAAACATAATAATCCCGAAATTTGGAATTTGGTTCTGATCTTGAAGTTTGGAACCAGTGATGTTGATCAGAGGTGTGGTTGAGCACCAGGTCGGCGATGACCCGCAAACCTCTGTTATGGGCTTCTTGGATTAAACGTTTAAAATCCTCAAGTGTTCCGTAATCCGGGTGAACATTGTAATAATCTGCAATGTCGTAGCCATCGTCTTTTAATGGAGAGGGATAAATCGGTAGAATCCAGATACAATCTACTCCGAGATTTTTGATGTAATCTAATTTGCTGATCAATCCTAGGATATCACCGATACCATCGTTATTAGAATCGCAGTAAGCTCTGATGTGAACTTCATAAAAAACAGCATTCATATACCAGGGCATATTATTTTTAGACATTTGCTCTCCCGTTTTGTAAATTTGATGTTCTCTTTCAGTATAAGGGCATATGAATAAAGCGGCAAGTGAAAGGCGTTCCAATGGGCAATTCAGGACAGCAAGTGGATCCGTTTTGCAATTACTCTGATACGGTGCGATCTTTCATCTTTTTCAACATAGCCTTCCACTAAAAAGGGTCCTTGCTCAGCCAAGGTCATTTGCGATTGTCGAAAGATATCCGCCGGAAAAAACACGGAAATCGAACCTTCCAAGTCTTCAAGGGTTAATAAGCCCAGCATCTGATTCGATTTGTTGCGGAAACGACGAAAAGCTTGACGCATGCCTGCTAGGAATATCTTCTCTCCGATAAGATTCTCTGCTTCAAGGGTGGACACCGCACCAACTGACTGGATTTGATCTGCAAATTGCTCAAGTGGAGAGATCTCCAGGCTGATGCCTAAAACCTCCTGTGCTGCTTTTGCCTTTTGTGTCAGATCCCAGTCTTCATCAGTTTGGGGCTCGGAAAAAAGATTGAATTGACCTGGAATGTGCTGATGTTTGATATGGTCTAGTCCGGCTGGTATCGTGGTCAGCCCCTCGAAAGCGCTGCACAGGAGTAAATTGCGGGCTTCTTTGCGGTGCGGATCCACTCTGATTAAAAAGTCGTCGAGGGAGTAAAAGGGACGTTGATCGATGATCTTTCGAATTGTTTTTTGTGTCAGATCTCGAACCTGCCCTAACCCCATATAAAGGATGGGCAGTCCATTGGGATAAATGGTACGGAACCGTTCGTTGGAATGATTGACGTGCGGGGGATTAACCTTCAGACCTAATCGGCGGGCTTCCATCAAGTACACTCGTTGAGAATAATAGCCTCCTCCAAAGCCCAGCACAGCACACATAAATTCTGCTGGGTAATGGGTCTTGCACCAGGCGGAATTCCAGGCGAGTTGAGCATACGAGGCTGCATGAGCTTTAGGAAAACCATAGCCGGCAAAAGCAGCCATCATCTCCCAGATGCGTTCAGCCGTTTCAAAAGGAACGGCTTTTCGGTGGATAGCACCTGTAATAAAATTCTCCCGTAAGGTGTCCATGACGTTTCCAGCGTCAAAATGGCTCATCGCGCGTCGTAAAAGATCTGCCTGTGCGATGGAAAGCCCACCCAACTCATGTGCAATCCTTAATACCTGTTCCTGATACAGAATAACCCCCTGGGTTTCGCTTAACAAATCTTCAAGAGATTCATGAATATGGATTACCGCTTCTTCCTCGCGAAAACGGCGGACAAAGGCATCCCTCAGACCTCCTCTAAGCGGCCCTGGACGATACAAAGCCAGTGCGGTCATGATGTCTTCGACTGATTTTGCCCCGATCTCTCGCAGGGTAGCGCGCATGCCCGGGCTCTCAACTTGGAAACAACCAATTGTTTTTGCAGTTGAGATCGTGATAGCAGTTTTGGAGTCATCCTGAGGGATTTGTTCAAGGACTTGAAAACTATTCTGGTATTCTTTTTGATGCCAGGATTGAATTTGCTCAGCGACTTCGCCTAAAACGGTCAGCCCGCGGACGCCCAGTAAATCAATTTTTACCATGCCGAGCTTTTCAATTCCCAAAAGATCATACTGTGTATGATTAACACCAAGAGAAGTTGAATGCATGATGGGAATCAGGTCCTTTATAGGAAATGGGGCGATCACAATCCCGCCCGGGTGGACTGATAGGTGGCGTGGCATGTCAAGGATGGCTTTTGCATCATTGACGATGTCTTTGATAATGGGGTTTACACCCTCTCCTAAAAGTGATGAAAATGGATCGGCAGAGTCAACCTCAGGTATGGATCTGTAAGTAAAAGATGATGGGAGCTTATTTGAAAGTTGGCGCACCGTTGCTGGATCAAGCCCATAAGCTTTGGCAACATCAACCAATGCTGATTTGGGCCTGTAGCGGTTAATTGTGCCAACCATAGCAACCTGGTCAGGGTGGTATTTTTCGAACACATATTTAATCACCTCATCTCGTCGGTGTGATGCTATGTCCGTGTCAATATCCGGTGGTTTTTTACGTGCGGGGTTCAAGAAACGTTCAAAGTACAGATTTAGAGCGATGGGATCCGGGCTGGTGATGTTAAGCACATGTGCCACCAGTGAGGATGCTGCTGAGCCCCGTGACGATGTGGGAATGCCTAAATGACGTGTTTGTTCGAGAACGTCTTCCATGATTAGAAAGATTGGTTCATAGCCCATTTCAGAGATGATCGCAAGCTCTTGGTCGAGACGCGCTTTGATTTCTGGTGTGATCTGATGATAAATCCTTTTAGCGCCACCATAAGCGCGCATTCGAAGATAATCTGATTGGGATACACCATCAGGCGTTGGGAAGGTTGGGAAATGGGTTTGCCCGATTGGTAGATCAACATTACAGCGGTCAACAATATGAGAGAGGTTGGTGAGCGCGTCAGGATAATCTTGAAACCTGTGGAGGAAGTCTGCCCTGGTTGGAAAATGAAGTGGAAGACTCAATCGGTCTTTCTTGAGTTGTTGTGCAATGGGTTTGTTTTGGCGAATTGCAGAGAGCGTTTGGAAAAGAGCATGATCCTTCGGATCGCGATAGTGAATGTTCTGGCTGGCTACCAACGGCAAGTCGAGCTGCCTGGCGATTTGTATGACAGCCTGTTCATTTTTTAATGGTCCATTAGCATAACGCTGGATTTCGAAAAAACAGTCCTGGTCAAAAATCGTTTTCAGGTCAGAGAGCAAGTGCTGAGACAACTTCAATTCGGCAGGAGTATTGAAGAACAGCTCTCTGAATAAACCATTTTTACCTCCCAGAGTACAGATTAAACCCGCTCGATGTGCATGGAGCGTGTCACAATCGATTGAACGGTTGTCAACCAGGGTGATTGAACTCAGCCGAGAGAGGTTTGACCAACCCTCTTTATCTTTTGCTAAAAATCCAATTCTTCCGGTGTGACCATGATAAGTAAGATCAATTTCAAGCCCGAGAATGGGTTTGACGCCTGCTTGTAGGCATGCCTCATAGAATTCAATAGCGCCAGTCAGGTACTGGTAATCGGTCAACGCCAGCGCGTGGATGTCGAATTCCTGGGCGGTGAGTGCCAGGTCCTCTGGTGAAAGTAAGGATTCGAGAAGACTATAATATGAATGGGTGCGAAGATAAGCTAAGTTCATTTTGAGTATTCTCATCCAATGATCGAACAAATATTCTAATTCTATTATACATACTATTCGTTTGCGAGGCAAGATCAAAATAATCGGATGCTTCCGTAGGGAAAATTTCACAGAAGACTTCGCACGGTAATCGTACCCAAGGCAACTTCGTGTCTGGTTGTACACATAGTCGGTGGAAGTCCTGGTCAGAGAATGATGAGGGTGATCTCCTCAGAAAAATATCGGCAAGATGCCAATCAAGCCTGATGAAACAGGATACAGAAAATTTCCAGGATTTTGACCCTTCACATCGTTTTCAGTTATTCGTGTTACACACGATTTGCTGGAGCACAGGTTGTTCCTGAACTTAGTAATATCCACTGATTTTCGCTTGACTTGCCATGCTGAGGATATTAG from Brevefilum fermentans encodes:
- a CDS encoding carbohydrate ABC transporter permease, coding for MKKTINSSKISKFFIYFFLVAAAAFFLLPIFLLLNTSLKSYSDVSLATMWKLPNSIGFDSFKQAWFGSIEGGYRGLRENFINSLWLAGPAAILSAFIGSINGYIFSKWKFRGSNVLFALLLFGMFIPYQSILIPLVQSLQWLSHFTSPIIALINSIKLPGILSSIPAWLAQFVPAYGTIGGLILVHVIYGIPIATLVFKNYYTEIPTDLVEAGMMDGAGILGIYRHILFPISVPGFVVVLIWQFTSIWNDFLFGVIITPNPRIQPVTVALNNLAGSYIVEWNVQMAGSLVAAVPTVLIFIFLSRYFLRGLIAGSLKG
- a CDS encoding carbohydrate ABC transporter permease, with translation MHQSKKERRIAFLLILPTLIAMVVFIYGFIGFTGYASLSNWKTLKIDLSFIGLDNYINLFRNQRFLIGMRNTLTFTTLFLLSAILLGFFLAVLLDQNIKGESVFRNIYLFPMALSYIVTGVVWRWLLSPGTSVTGPQGVNMLFDMIGLGFLKSGWFTDPNIGIKAVVIAATWQTAGYIMALYLAGIRAIPIELREAARVDGASEFQIYLKIIIPLLSPITLSAVIILGHISLKIFDLVWSMTGPGTGFSTDVPALFMYDTTFRGNRFAQGASLAMVLLTLVAILVVPYLIMSNKREVQR
- a CDS encoding ABC transporter substrate-binding protein, with amino-acid sequence MKKIHYSVILVLLALSLLLASCQTAATPEEPATKPEEPVVEAPAAEKLEIFSWWTAGGEAEGLYQMFEVYSAMYPDVEIINATVAGGAGTNAKAVLATRLQGGDPPDSFQVHAGLEVEKYEPSTYLEPIDDMFDPTVFPKDLLDLLLYEGHYWTMPVNIHRSNVLWYNPKLLEENNLAVPTTMDEFFETCEALEAAGLIPIAMGTKDGWEAAHVFESFLPSALGADAYRGLWTGETSWNDPLVTKALEDFLTMMKYVNEDHAALTWDAAGEYIIADQAVFMIMGDWAAGWFASKGYGDFGWAPPPGTQGIFVGLSDAFALPKNAPNEEAAIRWLEVCGSKDGQEAFNPAKGSICARTDCNPDAFKVVPETYPYLTSAAEDWAVDAIVPSVVHGAAAFESWATDFKDVLTLFVASGDVAAAQSGLAGLCVAAGICK
- the treS gene encoding maltose alpha-D-glucosyltransferase, whose translation is MSKNNMPWYMNAVFYEVHIRAYCDSNNDGIGDILGLISKLDYIKNLGVDCIWILPIYPSPLKDDGYDIADYYNVHPDYGTLEDFKRLIQEAHNRGLRVIADLVLNHTSDQHHWFQTSRSEPNSKFRDYYVWSDTDDKYADARIIFLDTEVSNWTYDEKAGLFFWHRFYSSQPDLNYDNPAVVEEMQRVMKFWLEMGIDGFRADAVPYLIEREGTNCENLPETHQILKGFRTYLDENYEDKILLAEANQWPMDVLAYFGDGDEFHMGFHFPVMPRIYMALRKGDASPIHWIMSQTPDIPDNTQWCTFLRNHDELTLEMVTEEERQWMWAEYAPDPRMRLNLGIRRRLAPLLDNDPRKIMLANALLYSLPGAPIVYYGDEIGMGDNIWLYDRNGVRTPMQWNDRLNAGFSEAKPETLYAPVIDNEEFSYKVINVEAQEHDPHSLLNKMRHLIDVRKLHPIFALGAYEFLAKEHTKCLCILRTHSDEQVLCLFNLTNSVQQLSLDLAAFADRDIVSLIDGNSLGKIKLAETELELEPYEFQWLSLKC
- a CDS encoding DNA polymerase III subunit alpha; amino-acid sequence: MNLAYLRTHSYYSLLESLLSPEDLALTAQEFDIHALALTDYQYLTGAIEFYEACLQAGVKPILGLEIDLTYHGHTGRIGFLAKDKEGWSNLSRLSSITLVDNRSIDCDTLHAHRAGLICTLGGKNGLFRELFFNTPAELKLSQHLLSDLKTIFDQDCFFEIQRYANGPLKNEQAVIQIARQLDLPLVASQNIHYRDPKDHALFQTLSAIRQNKPIAQQLKKDRLSLPLHFPTRADFLHRFQDYPDALTNLSHIVDRCNVDLPIGQTHFPTFPTPDGVSQSDYLRMRAYGGAKRIYHQITPEIKARLDQELAIISEMGYEPIFLIMEDVLEQTRHLGIPTSSRGSAASSLVAHVLNITSPDPIALNLYFERFLNPARKKPPDIDTDIASHRRDEVIKYVFEKYHPDQVAMVGTINRYRPKSALVDVAKAYGLDPATVRQLSNKLPSSFTYRSIPEVDSADPFSSLLGEGVNPIIKDIVNDAKAILDMPRHLSVHPGGIVIAPFPIKDLIPIMHSTSLGVNHTQYDLLGIEKLGMVKIDLLGVRGLTVLGEVAEQIQSWHQKEYQNSFQVLEQIPQDDSKTAITISTAKTIGCFQVESPGMRATLREIGAKSVEDIMTALALYRPGPLRGGLRDAFVRRFREEEAVIHIHESLEDLLSETQGVILYQEQVLRIAHELGGLSIAQADLLRRAMSHFDAGNVMDTLRENFITGAIHRKAVPFETAERIWEMMAAFAGYGFPKAHAASYAQLAWNSAWCKTHYPAEFMCAVLGFGGGYYSQRVYLMEARRLGLKVNPPHVNHSNERFRTIYPNGLPILYMGLGQVRDLTQKTIRKIIDQRPFYSLDDFLIRVDPHRKEARNLLLCSAFEGLTTIPAGLDHIKHQHIPGQFNLFSEPQTDEDWDLTQKAKAAQEVLGISLEISPLEQFADQIQSVGAVSTLEAENLIGEKIFLAGMRQAFRRFRNKSNQMLGLLTLEDLEGSISVFFPADIFRQSQMTLAEQGPFLVEGYVEKDERSHRIRVIAKRIHLLS